Within the Gigantopelta aegis isolate Gae_Host chromosome 8, Gae_host_genome, whole genome shotgun sequence genome, the region ACTTTATTATTTCAAGGAATGTTTCGGTTTTCAGGAGTGGGTTTGGATGCTGCTAAATAAAACCGTAAAATACGCTTTGATTCTAACAgtaaagagtagcctgtgtgatgtcagcaggtttcctctctctctctctctctctctctctctctctctctctctctctctctctctctctctctctctctgtctgtgtgtgtgtatgtgtgtgtgtctctctctctctctctctctctctctctctctctctctctctctctctctctctctctctctctctctctctctctctctctctctctctctctctctctctctctctctctctctctctctctctttcttcgcCTCTCCTTATCCACTCCGATATCGTCATTGCCAGTTAACCAGTGGCACATACATAAAGTTATAACTGTTTGAAatataagaaaaaatatttgttctCAGATCTCATGATCTAAAACTGAAGGCTTTACCACTTAATACGTCCTCCATTGTCACTGATTCTCAACGTTACTTCTTTGATAGCAGTATCCTGATTTGTAAACACCGTGTACTTTACACTGAATCCGCTGTGGCAATACATACACATAGGTAAACGTATAAATCGACGACATAGTTGTGTTAATAAGAACTAGAACGGACGTGCTGTTACATACCAATCGATAATCTCTGCTGTCTCCGATCAACAAGATGTCTTGCTTTAGGATTCGTTCACGCGCTGCTGTCCTTATACTGAGCGACATAAGAATAGCGCAAATCACTTTTCTCTTTTTGATGTGCAGTATATTTCGGTTTGTTTTATTGACCAGTGTGTTCACAGTTAACGAACGACATCTATCGATTAGGTTGAATTCAAGATCAGTGTGACGCCGGCATTTGGCATCTGCTGTTGGGTATTATGTAAATAGAACTTTCAAATCTTTAGTGTCTTTCTTGTTGGTATGACAAAACAGTTTACCAATTTGGTACTACTGCATTCCACTTCAAGAATAAGCTGCATTCAATGACGCGAATGTCCCGCATTTGATTTTATATTGAACAATATCTTGTTACTTATACTGATAAACGATACATCATTAAAACACATGTCTCAATACATAAACTtgatacacccacccccactccccgcCCGCCCTCTCCCGACGcctgttttaaacaaaacaatatatctccgtataaaaattttaaaaaacaaattcacatatttttaacaaatataacatCAACTATTAAACAAGTCAACACACAAATTTGATTACGTGTCATACTTTACATATTTACAACACTCGTATAATAACAACGTGTTcataatacagtcaaacctatcTTAACCGATACCTTGAATAACGACCTTGATAAAGAACACTTCTGATACATCATTTCTTTGATTAAGTTGATTATTTAATAAGTATTTAATTTtcccagactgactgactgttgaTAATTCCAGGAGTGGCTTTTTTTTTAGACAGGTTCGAATGTacctgaaatatttttttaacaatatatatatatatatatatatatatatatatattgtgtccGACTGTGTTTTTATGTAcgttgtgtgtgtacatgcgtgGCGGGTgagatacatgtgtatgtatacgtgtgtatgtatgcgagtatgtaatgtgtgtatctgtgtgtgtgcgtgcgtgcgtgtgtgtgtgtgtttatgtatgtatgtatgcatgtgttacAGGTGATGTGTATTATCAGGGATTATGTATACTTAGGTAATATGTGTAATGTCTTATTCGTTCGGGTATTACGCATAATATCTGGACATTTCTGTtagtatacataatacatgacACTTAGTTATTTTATACATGTTCCCTGAAATTGTTTCATCTAtaactgtacacacacacacacacacacacacacacacacacacacacacacacaaaacaaacaaatacacacacaacagaccAAATTTCTAATTACAGTAAACGTCATGCTATCTTGGATCATGAATGTTTCTCCGTGTTGCCTAAACACGTAAACGTCTGTATGTTTATCTCAAACTCAGACATACGCACGTTTATCTCATATGACTTATCTGTCCCAAATGACATCTTTACTGTATATTTTGCACATTTGTTTGCGAAATATATTttgcaataaatgtttttacaatttcaatACACTTCGCTTGGAGAACAATTAGACAAAGCCATGTTTTCGTTTTATTATTATCGGCCTTGATCATTAAATACcaattatttaacgacatctgCAATGCATTACCTcgtttcttttaaataaaaaaattaaaacgttCTATTCTTATGTCAACCAGTAATTAGTGGATATAAACAGTATTGCCAGTAGTGAAGGCCTGCGAAATTGCGGCtttttgtaaatcttttttATATCCACAACTATCAAAAATATAAACCATGTATGTGGagtgccaatctaattaaaattagctccactggttaattactattacctgtggatctaacagcagcccgttggagctcatgtccagttgacctttcattcgaccaatcaaaaccttacttgcaaaatcatgccagtgatttgaaaagaatttgaaaacattcgggattatgccgagggtatacgaaatgattccggtgaattacgaagtatgccggaaactaatttcaatataaaattttatactgatAGAAAGACATAAGGGAGCACATGATATCtcagaccaaatttaattcactattaaagtagagatgtctgtataaaatacagagatgtaatgttgCATTGAATGCcagtactgtgggtatgtctaccagtaacagttaacttccttgtaCTCTGGGTGGTGGCTTTAGTTGCAATCAATATTATCTGGTACTATTTAtgtgtgttcccttatttctttgcattagtatatataaaattcgtttcaagacaaacaaaaaacccgtgatggtattaccataaaatctgtttatactaatatacaatccagagtttattactgcacttttccccctgttttttaatgttgaaatagactaacaagttcgcctattgaataaatagtctcacccgatatttttagaatttgtatgctcccgaataattctataaaaggcgaagtgtaattggtcgatatttaaattgttatttatagatgaaatgtcacctggacatgggagtccacgcaatgctgttagatctactggtagaccagtagagctaattttaatcagattggtggaGTTtacgtatgcatgtatgtatgtatgtatgcatgtatgcatgtatgcatgtatgtatgcatgtacatgtatgtgtatgtgacgtgtgtgtgtgtgtgtgtgtgtgtgtgtgtgtgtgtgtggttgtgtgtgtgtgtgtgtgtgtgtgtgtgtatttatgtgtacgtgtgtatgtttatatgtatgtttgtatgtcgACTGTACAGGACGGTGTTGACGACGTCGTGCTATCAACGTCTCGAGATTAACATGAGCGCTGAGACGACGAGAGCCGTCGTGAATGTTGTGGCCGACGTGGCGCGCCTGACGCCGTGGTTGTTGGAGTTACAGAAGTTGGTGGAGCAACACGACTGACACTTCTTGTGCGCCATCACCGTCTGACAGCCCGGGGTGCACTCCCTGGCGCAGTCCCGCTCGAACGTGCGCAACACGCCCTCCGTGTGCAGGAGCTTCACCTGCGGCAGAGGAAATGAAGGTtggttaacaacaccccagcacatgtttCAACTACGTAGTATCTAAAAACATATTatcacggagagagagagagagggtggagagaaagagaaagagtgAGTGAGCGAATGAGTGACAAAGACagacgcagagagagagagagagagagagagagagagagagagagagagagagagagaggggggggggggagggagggtgttttgatatactagtcgtagagcactggttgggatggaaatagagaatgggttcaccgaaGCGGTTCGATACTGCGATCacagcacctcagacgagcgctctaccgactgagctaaatcccgcctttGATATGCCTACAGAGTCAAACGAACGTGACCTAGTATTGGGATTACAGTCTGGAAGATAACAATTAGTAGTTTATGATTCTTAAGATCGTACAACTATCATGACACACAAAATTATCTCGGTATATGGCTACAAAATAAagattctaaaacaaaatatatctatGTATTGAATGCtcatttttgtttagttttttgttggtttctatttttaaaaactcgaGAATAACCTTATTATCCACATAACAGTAATATCAATCAAAATGGTAAGGCAAAGTCAAAGGGATGTTCCCATGAATTACTACACCAGGCGGTTCGACACTCCCAAGGACGATACCTTCGTCCTAGTGTCTtcgtaggaggactgccactaccaaGACAGGTTTAATAAATCTAGACCTACACAAGACATAGATCAATAACGTTATATAGAGAAAGTTCCGATGGCATGTACTCATGAATCACAGTCAAAACAGTGATAGTATCAGGTTTCCATGAAACATGAGCATATagatctgtaaaaacaaatttggcaaTGCCAGTTATAGACAGATCAGAACCATACCATCCCCAGTTTACTCGAATTAAAAAACCCGTCAGTACTTACTCTGCAGTAATGTTCCTCTATTTCGCACTCGCGTCCCCGGATGTTGCTGGTGTTTTCCATGGAGATGCAGTCATCCTCATACTCgaagcagtagtagcagtgCAGACGGTCAGGAGGTAGTGGCTGGTCCGCGTTCACTTGGAGGATTTTCACTGAAACCAACAGATTACGTGGTGGATACAGCTGCAGATCTAtctccaccccctcccccatcccgagtcaggccaccgatcttatggGAGGttggactctggatgggcgtgttcgaaaccctagtggtatatgagcacgttaaactagataTCTGTCTATACAGCTGCAGCTTGCATCATTTAAAGATGGCGCCACACGACACGAGTGCCACGTACGAGAATAGCTGATCGCACAGCAACCTAGGATTCggatgaaatcgtaatgtttgttttgacaatcggctattctcgtacgaggcagttgtatcATGTGGTGTCACCTTAAATACTGAATATTTTAAACTTCATCTCATACATTGGGGGAGCCAGGATATTATATGAGGGGGAACCCACGCTGTCTATGAGTGTTACTTCCCGACAGGCAAATCGTAACAGGTGGTAGGTGGAAACGAGATGTGACTGGGGAGATATGGCTCTCATGCCATACTTTTTCCTGCTTCACCCATAGGATAGTACAAACTATGGTGTATCCGTCGTGAAGCATgtgttggaacgggaaataatCCAGTGGGTCCAGTGACCCTGCGACTTATCGTACTCCGGGTGAGCGGTCCACTCCTGGAATACACTCGCTCCAGATTCTCGGGTACAAAAACCAAAAGCAATAGTTGtctaatgacacctcagcacattttaaacttggaCTATTTTGTgtccaaaaataaattgtgGTTATTTGGCCACTTGGacgagagatgaaacccgctgccgccatgTAGGCTACTCGTATCGAATGGGCAGTTTAAGATATTGTATGCTCATTGCCgtggacaggacagtacataccacgaattgttttattatcattatttaaactttattacccCAGATCTCTGGCAATTACAAGGTTAGATACCTTGAATCATCATCATacaatttacaataataatatatgtggtATATATGGTtgttacattcatttcatttgtcgTCTACATTGCACAAGCATatccatatttgttttgttttggttttgggttttttttttaaatgatctgAGGGTCAAAATGGATAGGTAAAACGAGCACAGAGCGGAGAAAAGAAAGGGAaaagggaaagaaaggaaaggttTGTCCATCActatccaaatgtttttttgttttttttaaataactgctTTAAGTGAGTGTCTAATGTAGTAAGAACAATACTTGGTATCCTAGAAATATGAATGAAGTATGGTAAAAGTAGGCGAGGTTCAAAAAGAAGTATGGCAAAcggtgggtttttattttttttccaaacaAGCTACAAAGTTGTTGTTAATATATAACACGaatttgatgtatcagtcgtagGGCACTAAAGACACCTCagccgagcgctctaccactgagctacatcccgctcctgCTAAGTAAAGATGCCAACCGCTAGAAACTCCCCTGAGCCAGCAATATCGTTTTCTTACACAA harbors:
- the LOC121378198 gene encoding prostate stem cell antigen-like, which translates into the protein MLFHLAAITGIALLVLCLVSRVRSVKILQVNADQPLPPDRLHCYYCFEYEDDCISMENTSNIRGRECEIEEHYCRVKLLHTEGVLRTFERDCARECTPGCQTVMAHKKCQSCCSTNFCNSNNHGVRRATSATTFTTALVVSALMLISRR